The following proteins are encoded in a genomic region of Xenopus laevis strain J_2021 chromosome 3L, Xenopus_laevis_v10.1, whole genome shotgun sequence:
- the akr1c1.L gene encoding aldo-keto reductase family 1, member C1 L homeolog (The RefSeq protein has 1 substitution compared to this genomic sequence) gives MVLHKDSYIGLNDGHKMPVLGFGTYAPEKFPKNMAEEGVKVAIDVGYRHIDCAFIYGNEVEVGRAIRAKISDGTVKREQLFYTGKLWSTFQAPERVRPALEKSLKDLQLDYMDLFIIHNPIEFKPGDDPMPMGEDGKPIFHNTDLRDTWKALEECKDSGLVRSIGVSNFNHKQLELILNMPGLKYKPVCNQVECHIYLNQSKLLEFCKSKDIVLVAYGVLGSTRDENWIDQTTPILLENPVLNAIAKKHNCSPAHVAMRYQLQRGVVALAKSFTPARIKDNFKVFDIQLDDEDMKNIDGINRNLRYVDITVWSDHPKYPFHEEY, from the exons ATGGTGCTGCACAAAGACTCCTACATTGGGCTCAATGATGGGCACAAAATGCCAGTTCTTGGGTTTGGCACTTATGCTCCAGAGAAG TTCCCCAAGAATATGGCAGAGGAGGGAGTCAAAGTGGCCATTGATGTTGGATACCGCCATATTGACTGCGCTTTTATCTACGGGAACGAGGTGGAGGTTGGACGGGCGATAAGAGCAAAGATTGCCGATGGTACAGTGAAGAGGGAGCAATTGTTTTacactgggaag CTCTGGTCCACCTTCCAAGCCCCCGAGAGGGTCCGTCCAGCCCTGGAGAAATCTCTGAAAGATCTTCAGTTGGATTACATGGATCTCTTCATCATCCACAACCCCATAGAGTTCAAG CCTGGAGATGATCCCATGCCAATGGGCGAAGATGGGAAACCTATTTTCCATAACACAGACCTTAGAGATACATGGAAG GCTCTGGAAGAGTGCAAAGACTCCGGGCTGGTCAGATCCATCGGGGTGTCCAATTTTAACCACAAGCAGCTGGAGCTGATCCTCAATATGCCTGGTCTGAAATATAAACCCGTCTGTAACCAGGTGGAATGTCACATCTACCTGAACCAGAGCAAACTGCTGGAGTTCTGCAAGTCCAAGGACATTGTGCTGGTGGCATATGGTGTCTTGGGTTCCACCAGGGATGAGAACTG GATAGATCAGACCACCCCTATACTCCTGGAAAACCCTGTGTTGAATGCCATCGCTAAGAAACACAATTGCTCCCCCGCTCATGTAGCAATGCGGTACCAGCTCCAGCGAGGGGTCGTCGCCCTTGCCAAGAGCTTTACCCCGGCCAGGATCAAGGATAACTTCAAG GTTTTCGACATTCAGTTGGACGACGAAGACATGAAAAATATCGATGGAATAAACAGGAACTTGCGTTATGTCGACATCACTGT CTGGTCGGACCACCCAAAATATCCGTTCCATGAGGAATACTGA